One Leisingera sp. M658 genomic window carries:
- a CDS encoding biopolymer transporter ExbD produces MTINRPARPRALISLVPMIDVMLILLVFFMVTSTYLNLDMIPAVKPSEGSAASTQSPAGTLMIRLGADGVPVLRGTALDAETLRATLSAAVAEEPLTQVVILPSGAARTQALITVMDSAALAGVTRLRVLRLEAAP; encoded by the coding sequence ATGACGATCAACCGGCCCGCCCGCCCCCGCGCCCTGATTTCGCTGGTGCCGATGATCGACGTCATGCTGATCCTCCTGGTGTTCTTCATGGTGACCTCCACCTATCTGAACCTCGACATGATCCCGGCGGTGAAACCCTCCGAAGGCTCTGCCGCCAGTACTCAGTCCCCGGCCGGCACCCTGATGATCCGCCTTGGCGCCGATGGCGTGCCAGTGCTGCGTGGCACCGCGCTGGACGCCGAAACCCTCCGCGCCACCCTCTCCGCCGCTGTCGCTGAGGAACCCCTGACCCAAGTGGTGATCCTCCCCTCCGGCGCCGCCCGGACCCAGGCGCTGATCACCGTGATGGACAGCGCCGCCCTGGCCGGCGTCACCCGCCTGCGCGTGCTGCGGCTGGAAGCGGCGCCATGA